A part of Microbacterium atlanticum genomic DNA contains:
- a CDS encoding LLM class flavin-dependent oxidoreductase encodes MSTATSAPALSVLDLVPVRSGQTSAQAVAASLALTAAADRLGYRRYWFAEHHNMPAVASTTPPVLAAAAAARTTRIRLGSGGVMLPNHSPLVVAEQFAALEALAPGRIDLGLGRAPGSDPVITQLLRQSGTTSDVERFPDHVRDIMRLVAPEGASLRFTSGGTYDVHATPAATTTPEVWLLGSSDYSAQLAAALGLPYVFANHFSGEGLERALGLYRSAFQPSESLAAPRTFLTANVLVAPTQQEADERALPNLRMTARLRTNRPLVALETVEHSLANAAEFAGLGDTVMASARAKWFVGTAEAVASDLRAFAAQHDVDEVMISPIAGSYENEPMDAAPGRLQTLELLAAELGR; translated from the coding sequence ATGAGCACCGCCACCTCCGCCCCGGCCCTGTCCGTCCTCGACCTCGTGCCGGTGCGCAGCGGCCAGACGAGCGCACAGGCGGTCGCGGCATCCCTCGCCCTCACCGCCGCCGCCGACCGGCTGGGGTACCGCCGCTACTGGTTCGCCGAGCACCACAACATGCCGGCCGTCGCCTCGACGACGCCGCCGGTGCTGGCCGCGGCGGCGGCGGCTCGCACCACGCGGATCCGCCTCGGCTCGGGCGGCGTGATGCTGCCCAATCACTCCCCGCTCGTCGTGGCCGAACAGTTCGCGGCGCTCGAGGCGCTGGCGCCGGGGCGCATCGACCTCGGCCTCGGGCGGGCGCCCGGCTCCGACCCCGTCATCACTCAGCTGCTGCGGCAGAGCGGCACCACGAGCGACGTCGAGCGCTTCCCCGACCACGTGCGCGACATCATGCGCCTGGTCGCGCCCGAGGGCGCAAGCCTGCGGTTCACCTCGGGTGGCACCTACGACGTGCACGCGACGCCGGCTGCGACCACCACGCCGGAGGTCTGGCTGCTGGGGTCGAGCGACTACTCGGCGCAGCTCGCCGCGGCGCTCGGGCTGCCCTACGTGTTCGCGAACCACTTCTCGGGTGAAGGGCTGGAACGCGCGCTCGGGCTGTACCGGTCGGCCTTCCAGCCGTCCGAATCCCTCGCGGCACCGCGTACATTCCTCACGGCGAATGTCCTCGTCGCGCCGACGCAGCAGGAGGCCGACGAGCGCGCCCTCCCCAACCTCCGCATGACCGCGCGGTTGCGGACCAACCGCCCGCTGGTCGCTCTCGAGACGGTCGAGCACTCGCTCGCGAACGCGGCCGAGTTCGCCGGCCTCGGCGACACCGTCATGGCCTCGGCGCGCGCGAAGTGGTTCGTGGGCACGGCCGAGGCCGTGGCATCCGATCTCCGCGCGTTCGCCGCGCAGCACGACGTCGACGAGGTCATGATCTCGCCCATCGCGGGATCGTATGAGAACGAGCCGATGGATGCGGCCCCCGGCCGGCTGCAGACCCTCGAGCTGCTCGCGGCCGAGCTCGGCCGGTGA
- the pheA gene encoding prephenate dehydratase, whose amino-acid sequence MTSEAAAPEASAPARRTYSYLGPAGTFTEAALAQVPEARGHDWRPVRNVGEALADVVAGRSDAAMIAIENSVDGGVSTAQDALATVPGLRIVGEYLVPVEFVLVGRPGTRLDDVSLIAAHPVAYAQCLQWLSRTLPAHAHVPSASNVASAMGLLDGSSDADAAIAPPGILEHHDLELLASDIGDNPNAVTRFVLVSRTVVPPPPTGADKTSLIVELPDDHPGALLEMLEQFATRGINLSLLASRPIGDELGRYRFVVDADGHLEDERMADALMGLRRFSPRVIFLGSYPRADRAVVRYPERYSDDVFVEARDWLRGLISGEPDPQD is encoded by the coding sequence GTGACTTCCGAGGCCGCCGCCCCCGAGGCATCCGCTCCCGCCCGCCGCACGTACAGCTACCTCGGGCCTGCGGGAACCTTCACCGAGGCGGCGCTCGCGCAGGTGCCCGAGGCGCGCGGCCACGACTGGCGGCCGGTGCGCAACGTCGGAGAGGCGCTGGCCGACGTCGTCGCCGGGCGGTCCGACGCGGCGATGATCGCGATCGAGAACTCCGTCGACGGCGGCGTGTCGACGGCGCAGGACGCGCTGGCCACCGTGCCCGGACTGCGCATCGTCGGGGAGTACCTGGTGCCCGTCGAGTTCGTGCTCGTCGGCCGCCCGGGCACGCGGCTGGACGACGTCTCGCTCATCGCCGCCCACCCCGTCGCCTATGCGCAGTGCCTGCAGTGGCTCTCGCGGACGCTGCCCGCTCACGCGCACGTGCCGTCGGCGAGCAACGTCGCCAGCGCCATGGGGCTGCTGGACGGATCCAGCGACGCGGATGCCGCGATCGCGCCTCCCGGGATCCTCGAGCATCACGACCTCGAGCTGCTGGCCTCCGACATCGGCGACAACCCGAACGCCGTGACGCGCTTCGTGCTGGTGAGCCGGACGGTCGTGCCGCCGCCTCCCACCGGCGCCGACAAGACGTCGCTCATCGTCGAGCTGCCCGACGACCACCCCGGTGCGCTGCTGGAGATGCTCGAGCAGTTCGCCACCCGGGGCATCAACCTGTCGCTCCTGGCCTCGCGTCCGATCGGCGACGAGCTCGGCCGCTACCGCTTCGTCGTCGACGCCGACGGCCACCTCGAGGACGAGCGCATGGCCGACGCGCTGATGGGGCTGCGCCGCTTCAGCCCGCGGGTGATCTTCCTCGGCTCGTATCCGCGCGCCGACCGCGCGGTGGTGCGCTACCCCGAGCGGTACTCCGACGACGTGTTCGTCGAGGCCAGGGACTGGCTGCGCGGCCTCATCTCCGGGGAGCCCGACCCGCAGGACTGA
- the pgm gene encoding phosphoglucomutase (alpha-D-glucose-1,6-bisphosphate-dependent): protein MSRAGQPAEASDLIDIDELIAAYYDVVPDPAAAEQRVVFGTSGHRGSSLSGSFNETHILATTQAIVDYRRSQGIEGPLFLGRDTHGLSLPAERSAIEVLVANGIDVRVDARDSWVPTPALSHAILTYNRGRDAADPGRADGIVVTPSHNPPRDGGFKYNPPNGGPADTDATGWIADRANELIAARLEGVARTPFKDIDADTLGQYDFRDAYVRDLGSIIDVDAIRSAGVRIGADPLGGASVEYWALIAEVHALDLTVVNPDVDPTWKFMTLDWDEKIRMDPSSPSAMAGLIGRRAEYDILTGNDADADRHGIVTPDAGLMNPNHYLAVAIDYLYAHRPDWPTDAAIGKTLVSSMIIDRVAESLGRPLLEVPVGFKWFVPGLLDGSVAFGGEESAGASFLRKDGTVWTTDKDGILLCLLAAEILAVTGKTPSQRYAELEAEFGASAYQRVDAPASAAQKAALGKLAPESVSATELAGEPITAKLSHAPGNGAAIGGLKVQTEHAWFAARPSGTEDVYKLYAESLRGPEHLAQVQAEAREVVAAAISGA, encoded by the coding sequence ATGAGCCGAGCAGGACAGCCCGCCGAAGCCTCCGACCTCATCGACATCGATGAGCTGATCGCCGCGTACTACGACGTCGTACCCGATCCGGCCGCTGCCGAGCAGCGCGTCGTGTTCGGCACGAGTGGGCACCGCGGCTCGTCCCTTTCGGGCAGCTTCAACGAGACCCACATCCTGGCGACGACCCAGGCGATCGTCGACTACCGCCGGTCGCAGGGCATCGAGGGTCCGCTCTTCCTCGGGCGCGACACGCACGGCCTCTCGCTGCCCGCAGAGCGCAGCGCGATCGAGGTGCTCGTCGCGAACGGCATCGACGTGCGCGTGGACGCGCGGGACTCGTGGGTGCCGACGCCGGCCCTCAGCCACGCGATCCTCACGTACAACCGCGGCCGGGATGCCGCCGATCCAGGCCGGGCCGACGGCATCGTCGTGACTCCCAGCCACAATCCGCCGCGCGACGGCGGCTTCAAGTACAACCCGCCGAACGGCGGACCGGCCGACACCGACGCCACCGGGTGGATCGCCGACCGCGCGAACGAGCTCATCGCGGCGCGCCTCGAGGGCGTCGCGCGGACGCCGTTCAAGGACATCGACGCCGACACGCTCGGGCAGTACGACTTCCGCGACGCCTACGTGCGAGATCTGGGGAGCATCATCGACGTCGATGCGATCCGGTCGGCGGGCGTGCGCATCGGCGCCGACCCGCTGGGCGGTGCGTCGGTCGAGTACTGGGCTCTGATCGCGGAGGTGCACGCCCTCGACCTGACCGTGGTGAACCCCGACGTCGACCCGACGTGGAAGTTCATGACGCTGGACTGGGACGAGAAGATCCGCATGGACCCGTCGTCGCCGTCGGCGATGGCGGGGCTCATCGGCCGCCGCGCGGAGTACGACATCCTCACCGGCAACGACGCCGACGCCGACCGCCACGGCATCGTCACGCCGGACGCCGGCCTGATGAACCCCAACCACTACCTCGCGGTCGCGATCGACTACCTGTATGCGCACCGCCCCGACTGGCCGACGGATGCCGCGATCGGCAAGACCCTCGTCAGCTCCATGATCATCGACCGGGTCGCCGAGTCGCTGGGGCGTCCCCTGCTCGAGGTGCCGGTCGGGTTCAAGTGGTTCGTCCCCGGCCTGCTCGACGGCTCGGTCGCCTTCGGCGGCGAGGAGTCCGCCGGCGCGTCGTTCCTCCGCAAGGACGGCACGGTCTGGACGACCGACAAGGACGGCATCCTGCTCTGCCTCCTCGCCGCCGAGATCCTCGCGGTGACGGGGAAGACGCCGTCGCAGCGGTACGCCGAGCTCGAGGCCGAGTTCGGAGCGTCGGCGTACCAGCGCGTGGACGCCCCGGCATCCGCCGCCCAGAAGGCCGCGCTCGGCAAGCTGGCACCCGAGTCGGTTTCTGCCACGGAGCTCGCCGGCGAGCCGATCACCGCCAAGCTGTCGCACGCGCCGGGCAACGGCGCGGCCATCGGCGGCCTGAAGGTGCAGACCGAGCACGCGTGGTTCGCCGCGCGCCCCTCGGGCACCGAGGACGTCTACAAGCTCTACGCCGAGTCGCTGCGCGGCCCGGAGCACCTCGCACAGGTGCAGGCGGAGGCACGAGAGGTGGTGGCGGCCGCCATCTCGGGAGCGTGA
- a CDS encoding GlsB/YeaQ/YmgE family stress response membrane protein, translating into MLWTIIGLIIIGLIAGLIARAVIPGKQSIGILMTIVLGIVGSFVGGFLGFLIFGADPNGGFLQPSGIIGSIIGSIIVLGIYVAVTRRRGVAR; encoded by the coding sequence ATGCTCTGGACCATCATCGGCCTCATCATCATCGGCCTCATCGCCGGGCTCATCGCTCGCGCCGTCATCCCGGGCAAGCAGAGCATCGGGATCCTGATGACGATCGTGCTCGGCATCGTCGGGTCGTTCGTCGGCGGCTTCCTCGGCTTCCTGATCTTCGGCGCCGACCCCAACGGCGGCTTCCTGCAGCCGTCGGGCATCATCGGCTCGATCATCGGCTCGATCATCGTGCTCGGCATCTACGTGGCCGTCACGCGCCGCCGCGGCGTCGCGCGCTGA
- a CDS encoding PmoA family protein: protein MDHVPDLLLHLHETELIVTAAGVDIARYAFDADGPVTEGPKPFFHPIRALDGAPLTAYRPWDHRWHKGLQFTWTHVSGENFWGGPTYRRDAGYVALDNVGRMRHDRFTTVAHAGSEVSFTEELTWITQAGAEWITEVRTHRFHGLDEERGLWVLDFATTLRNVSGRDLELGSPTTEGRPNAGYTGYAIRMPRAWTGGRVLAAGLPDDAGTEPLMGRETPWVAFSGEHDEVDGGGTVIAFAGTSTGAPAIRWFVRSEPFPILAPSASFDEHVLMAPGAELRLAHRHAFGSRVWSPDETRAIAGELTPS from the coding sequence ATGGACCACGTGCCGGATCTCCTGCTTCATCTCCACGAAACCGAACTCATCGTCACCGCCGCCGGCGTGGACATCGCCCGGTACGCGTTCGACGCGGATGGCCCGGTCACGGAGGGCCCCAAGCCCTTCTTCCATCCGATCCGCGCGCTGGACGGCGCGCCGCTCACGGCATACCGCCCGTGGGACCACCGGTGGCACAAGGGACTGCAGTTCACGTGGACACACGTGTCGGGTGAGAACTTCTGGGGCGGGCCGACGTATCGGCGCGACGCCGGGTACGTCGCCCTGGACAACGTCGGCCGCATGCGCCACGACCGCTTCACGACGGTGGCCCACGCCGGCTCGGAGGTCTCGTTCACCGAGGAGCTCACCTGGATCACGCAGGCCGGCGCGGAGTGGATCACCGAGGTCCGCACGCACCGCTTCCACGGCCTCGACGAAGAGCGCGGCCTCTGGGTGCTCGACTTCGCCACGACGCTGCGCAACGTATCGGGCCGTGACCTGGAGCTCGGCAGTCCGACGACCGAAGGTCGCCCGAACGCCGGCTACACCGGGTACGCGATCCGGATGCCTCGGGCGTGGACGGGAGGCCGGGTGCTGGCCGCCGGCCTCCCGGACGACGCCGGGACGGAACCGCTCATGGGCCGGGAGACGCCGTGGGTGGCGTTCTCCGGCGAGCACGACGAGGTCGACGGCGGCGGTACCGTGATCGCGTTCGCCGGCACGTCGACCGGTGCCCCCGCCATCCGCTGGTTCGTTCGCAGCGAGCCCTTCCCGATCCTCGCGCCGTCGGCGTCGTTCGACGAGCACGTCCTGATGGCACCCGGCGCCGAGCTCCGGCTCGCGCACCGCCACGCGTTCGGCTCCCGCGTCTGGTCTCCCGACGAGACCCGGGCGATCGCCGGGGAGCTGACGCCGTCGTGA
- a CDS encoding LacI family DNA-binding transcriptional regulator, with protein sequence MKRVGIRDVAERAGVSISTVSNALNRPQMVSEGLVARVRTAAEQLGYVPLQAAQALRAGRSGLLGMTVINIANPFFADMVAGAEDAASAAGLRVLVGNSSDDVAKERDHLELFERVHVEGALVSPFGPLAPWLDRLRGRGIPVVLVDAADDTGELPSVSFDDVAGGRLAAEHLLASGRRRLAFVGARGEVRQVRERLEGARLAVAACPGATIEPVWTERTTSARGVAFGEQLAARSPRDRPDGLVASNDHLAIGLVHGLIAGGVRVPDDVAVVGYDDIEFAAIAAVPLTSVRQPAREMGRAAAELLLARLSGASGSDLASVVYQPELVVRASTAG encoded by the coding sequence ATGAAGCGAGTGGGCATCCGCGATGTCGCGGAGCGCGCCGGCGTCTCGATCAGCACGGTGTCCAACGCCCTCAATCGCCCCCAGATGGTGAGCGAGGGGCTCGTGGCGCGGGTCCGCACCGCGGCCGAGCAGCTCGGGTACGTCCCGCTTCAGGCGGCGCAGGCGCTGCGCGCCGGGCGGTCGGGCCTCCTGGGGATGACCGTCATCAACATCGCCAACCCGTTCTTCGCCGACATGGTCGCCGGCGCCGAGGATGCCGCATCCGCCGCCGGCCTTCGCGTGCTCGTCGGGAACAGCTCCGACGACGTCGCGAAGGAGCGGGACCACCTCGAGCTCTTCGAGCGCGTGCACGTCGAGGGGGCGCTGGTGAGCCCGTTCGGACCTCTCGCACCATGGCTCGACCGGCTGCGCGGGCGCGGCATCCCCGTCGTCCTCGTCGATGCCGCCGACGACACCGGGGAGCTGCCCTCGGTCTCGTTCGACGACGTGGCCGGCGGCCGCCTCGCCGCCGAGCACCTGCTCGCCTCGGGTCGACGGCGGCTGGCGTTCGTCGGCGCCCGCGGGGAGGTGCGGCAGGTCCGCGAGCGGCTGGAGGGTGCGCGGCTCGCCGTCGCGGCGTGCCCGGGCGCCACGATCGAGCCGGTCTGGACCGAGCGGACCACCTCCGCGCGGGGAGTCGCCTTCGGCGAGCAGCTCGCCGCGCGGTCGCCCCGGGATCGGCCGGACGGCCTGGTCGCCTCCAACGATCACCTCGCGATCGGCCTCGTCCACGGCCTGATCGCCGGCGGTGTCCGCGTGCCCGACGATGTCGCCGTCGTCGGCTACGACGACATCGAGTTCGCCGCGATCGCGGCCGTACCGCTCACGTCGGTGCGGCAGCCGGCACGTGAGATGGGCCGGGCCGCCGCCGAACTCCTCCTCGCCCGCCTGTCCGGCGCGTCCGGCTCCGACCTCGCGAGCGTGGTCTATCAGCCCGAGCTCGTCGTGCGCGCCTCGACGGCCGGGTAG
- a CDS encoding ABC transporter ATP-binding protein — MAEKAFTGPIRVIALAQHRRPARSVLRLLARRPGRMALAILAFACKEVPLWFLPVVTARIIDLVATGGDVSTVLVWFTVAAVLLLQNYPMHIAYTRNFMTVVRDTGADLRNALAARLQSLSIGYHTRVSSSIVQTKVVRDVENVELMLQQVTHPLLSATMVLIGAVVMTAIAVPQFLPVYALAVPIALGLRWALSRRSRARNEVFRREVEGFAARVGEMASLIPVTRAHGLERTAVSRVQAGADGVRRAGLDLDMLNGHVASISWVAMQLLGLGCLVAAAVFALTGILPITPGEVVLLSTYFTLLTQGLTSLLMLIPVGARGMESMRSISEVLQEPDLEQNEGKRAVTSVDGRLELQHVSHRYDGADRDAVHDVSLEILPGETVAFVGSSGSGKSTMLNLVLGFVRPTAGRLLLDGADMQDLDLRTVRRSVSVVPQESVLFEGSIRENIAYGLEDASDERLRAALRDANAAEFVDALPEGWNTVVGERGARLSGGQRQRLAIARALVRDPRILLLDEATSALDPESEELVKDALNRLMAGRTTLVVAHRLSTIRQADRIVVLEHGEIAEIGTHDQLLAAAGRYARLHWTQVGLAG, encoded by the coding sequence ATGGCTGAGAAAGCGTTTACCGGACCGATCCGCGTGATCGCGCTCGCGCAGCACCGCCGGCCGGCACGCTCCGTGCTGCGCCTGCTCGCCCGGCGGCCGGGCCGGATGGCGCTCGCGATCCTCGCCTTCGCGTGCAAGGAGGTGCCGCTGTGGTTCCTCCCGGTGGTGACGGCGCGGATCATCGACCTCGTCGCCACCGGCGGGGACGTCTCCACGGTGCTGGTCTGGTTCACCGTTGCCGCGGTGCTGCTGCTGCAGAACTACCCGATGCACATCGCGTACACGCGCAACTTCATGACCGTCGTGCGCGACACCGGGGCCGATCTGCGCAACGCCCTCGCCGCGCGGCTGCAGAGCCTCTCGATCGGCTATCACACCCGCGTGAGCTCGTCGATCGTGCAGACCAAGGTCGTGCGCGACGTCGAGAACGTCGAGCTGATGCTGCAGCAGGTCACCCATCCGCTCCTGTCGGCGACGATGGTGCTCATCGGCGCAGTGGTGATGACGGCGATCGCCGTGCCGCAGTTCCTCCCTGTCTACGCGCTCGCCGTGCCGATCGCACTCGGCCTGCGCTGGGCGCTGAGTCGCCGCTCGCGCGCCCGCAACGAGGTCTTCCGCCGCGAGGTCGAGGGCTTCGCCGCCCGTGTCGGCGAGATGGCCTCCCTCATCCCGGTGACGCGCGCTCACGGGCTCGAGCGCACCGCCGTCTCGCGCGTGCAGGCCGGCGCCGACGGCGTGCGCCGCGCGGGTCTCGACCTCGACATGCTCAACGGCCACGTCGCCTCGATCTCGTGGGTCGCGATGCAGCTGCTGGGGCTCGGATGCCTCGTCGCGGCCGCCGTCTTCGCCCTCACCGGCATCCTGCCGATCACCCCCGGGGAGGTCGTGCTGCTGTCGACGTACTTCACGCTGCTGACCCAGGGGCTGACGTCGCTGCTCATGCTGATCCCCGTCGGGGCGCGGGGCATGGAGTCGATGCGCTCGATCTCGGAGGTGCTGCAGGAGCCGGACCTCGAGCAGAACGAGGGCAAGCGCGCGGTGACGTCCGTCGACGGGCGCCTCGAGCTGCAGCATGTGTCGCACCGCTACGACGGCGCCGACCGCGACGCCGTCCACGACGTGTCGCTCGAAATCCTCCCCGGCGAGACCGTCGCGTTCGTCGGCTCGTCGGGCTCCGGCAAGTCCACGATGCTCAACCTCGTCCTGGGCTTCGTGCGTCCGACCGCCGGCCGACTGCTGCTGGACGGCGCCGACATGCAGGACCTCGATCTGCGCACCGTCCGCCGCTCGGTGTCGGTCGTGCCGCAGGAGTCGGTGCTGTTCGAGGGCAGCATCCGCGAGAACATCGCCTACGGCCTGGAAGACGCCTCGGACGAGCGGCTGCGCGCCGCGCTGCGGGACGCCAATGCGGCGGAGTTCGTCGATGCGCTCCCCGAAGGCTGGAACACCGTCGTGGGCGAGCGCGGCGCGCGACTTTCGGGCGGCCAGCGGCAGCGGCTCGCCATCGCGCGGGCGCTGGTGCGCGATCCCCGGATCCTGCTGCTCGACGAGGCGACCTCGGCGCTGGATCCCGAGTCCGAGGAGCTCGTCAAGGACGCCCTCAACCGCCTCATGGCGGGACGCACGACGCTCGTGGTGGCCCACCGGCTGTCGACGATCCGGCAGGCCGACCGCATCGTCGTGCTCGAGCACGGCGAGATCGCCGAGATCGGCACCCACGACCAGCTGCTGGCGGCGGCGGGCCGCTACGCCCGCCTGCACTGGACACAGGTTGGCCTCGCCGGCTGA
- a CDS encoding Gfo/Idh/MocA family protein, whose product MTDTLRCAIVGTGAIAHAHARAIAAYPHAELVAVTDLSRASAESFAAQHGRPAIYDDLDALLGADKPDVVHICTPPVAHAAQAVAAFAAGAHVVVEKPPAPSLDELEEMTDAASAAGRELAVVFQQRTGTAAAHTKRLLDSGALGRPLLAQCQTLWYRDAAYFAVPWRGKWETEGGGTTLGHGIHQLDLLAYLLGDWERVEARMWRLDRQTQTEDVSTGTVVFTGGVVAQVVSSTVSPREMSSIRIDTEKATITVDHLYGHGHENWRITPAAHIDPDESATWALTGPEERSDHEYLLRDVFDALRAGAPLPPTADAPARTFGLVAAMYASADADGAVVTPADLAVHPTHRRSFASAVIDLRPGHRPVGRSH is encoded by the coding sequence GTGACCGACACTCTTCGCTGCGCCATCGTGGGCACCGGCGCCATCGCCCATGCGCACGCCCGCGCGATCGCGGCCTACCCGCACGCCGAGCTCGTCGCCGTCACAGACCTGTCACGGGCGTCGGCGGAGTCCTTCGCCGCTCAGCACGGCCGGCCCGCGATCTACGACGACCTCGACGCGCTCCTGGGCGCCGACAAGCCCGATGTCGTCCACATCTGCACGCCCCCGGTCGCGCATGCGGCGCAGGCGGTCGCCGCGTTCGCCGCCGGCGCGCACGTCGTCGTCGAGAAACCGCCGGCGCCGTCGCTGGACGAGCTGGAGGAGATGACGGATGCCGCCTCCGCCGCCGGCCGCGAACTCGCGGTGGTCTTCCAGCAGCGCACCGGCACCGCCGCGGCCCACACGAAGCGGCTCCTCGATTCCGGGGCGCTCGGACGACCGCTGCTCGCGCAGTGCCAGACGCTCTGGTACCGCGACGCCGCGTACTTCGCCGTGCCATGGCGCGGCAAGTGGGAGACCGAGGGCGGCGGGACGACGCTCGGCCACGGCATCCACCAGCTCGACCTGCTGGCGTACCTGCTCGGTGATTGGGAGCGGGTCGAGGCGCGGATGTGGCGACTGGACCGGCAGACGCAGACCGAGGACGTGTCGACGGGGACGGTCGTCTTCACGGGCGGGGTCGTCGCCCAGGTGGTCTCGAGCACCGTGTCACCGCGCGAAATGAGCTCGATCCGCATCGACACCGAGAAGGCCACGATCACCGTCGATCACCTGTACGGCCACGGCCACGAGAACTGGCGCATCACGCCGGCCGCGCACATCGACCCCGACGAGTCCGCCACGTGGGCACTCACCGGACCCGAGGAGCGCAGCGACCACGAGTACCTGCTGCGCGACGTGTTCGACGCGCTGCGCGCCGGCGCCCCGCTGCCCCCGACGGCCGACGCGCCCGCCCGCACCTTCGGGCTCGTCGCGGCGATGTACGCGTCGGCCGACGCCGACGGCGCCGTCGTCACGCCGGCCGACCTCGCGGTGCACCCCACCCATCGTCGCAGCTTCGCGAGCGCCGTCATCGACCTGCGACCGGGCCATCGGCCGGTCGGGCGCTCTCACTGA